From one Rosa rugosa chromosome 4, drRosRugo1.1, whole genome shotgun sequence genomic stretch:
- the LOC133744022 gene encoding CMP-sialic acid transporter 1 yields the protein MQWYFVAALLTVLTSSQGILTTLSQSNGKYKYDYATVPFLAEVFKLAVSCVFLWRECRTSPSVRMTTDWKSVRLYPIPSIIYLVHNNVQFATLVYVDTSTYQIMGNLKIVTTGILFRLFLRRKLSNLQWMAIVLLAVGTTTSQVKGCGEASCDSLFSAPIQGYTLGILSACMSALAGVYTEFLMKKNNDSLYWQNVQLYTFGVIFNMARLVFDDFRGGFENGPWWQRIFNGYSVTTWLVVLNLGSTGLLVSWLMKYADNIVKVYSTSMAMLLTMVLSVYLFTFKPTLQLFLGIIICMMSLHMYFAPPNTLVDIPLPVKATPESLKEVAVVE from the exons atgcAGTGGTACTTTGTTGCCGCGCTTCTCACCGTCCTCACCAGCTCTCAG GGAATCTTGACAACTCTCTCTCAAAGTAATGGCAAATATAAGTACGACTATGCAACTGTTCCGTTTCTTGCTGAAGTTTTCAAG CTAGCAGTTTCCTGTGTTTTTCTTTGGAGAGAGTGTCGCACATCTCCTTCTGTACGAATGACTACAGATTGGAAGAGCGTGCGCTTATATCCTATTCCTTCAATCATATATCTAGTTCATAACAATGTTCAGTTTGCTACTCTTGTTTATGTGGATACTTCCACATATCAGATAATGGGTAATCTGAAAATTGTTACCACAGGCATATTATTCAG GCTATTTCTAAGAAGAAAACTTTCTAATCTGCAATGGATGGCAATTGTTTTATTAGCTGTTGGAACGACCACAAGCCAG GTTAAAGGCTGTGGAGAAGCATCATGTGATTCTCTGTTCTCAGCACCAATCCAAGGATATACACTGGGCATCCTGTCTGCTTGTATGTCAGCATTAGCAGGTGTTTACACAgagtttcttatgaagaagaaCAATGATAGCCTGTACTGGCAGAATGTACAATTGTATAC GTTTGGTGTAATTTTCAACATGGCACGGCTTGTCTTCGATGACTTCAGGGGTGGATTTGAGAATGGACCTTGGTGGCAACGGATTTTCAATGGATATAGTGTTACGACTTGGTTGGTGGTGTTAAATCTTGGGTCCACTGGCTTGCTGGTTTCATGGTTGATGAAGTATGCTGACAATATTGTGAAG GTGTATTCTACTTCAATGGCAATGCTGCTGACAATGGTTTTATCTGTATACCTTTTCACTTTCAAGCCCACATTGCAG CTCTTTTTGGGTATTATTATCTGTATGATGTCACTACACATGTACTTTGCCCCTCCAAACACGCTGGTAGACATACCATTGCCTGTAAAAGCAACCCCTGAGAGTCTGAAAGAAGTTGCTGTTGTTGAATGA
- the LOC133744028 gene encoding uncharacterized protein LOC133744028, whose product MAFPRLRLSRRVVVVAIVALFCAMAIDYIEGKESPAKPAPNQAKKSASPAPSPSAEAPAPGPSSDGILIDQGIACVLMLVALVLTYLIHEADLPKF is encoded by the exons atGGCGTTTCCCAGGCTCAGGCTTTCTCGACGTGTTGTGGTTGTGGCTATTGTGGCTCTGTTTTGTGCTATGGCCATTGACTATATTGAGGGTAAGGAGTCTCCTGCCAAGCCCGCACCAAACCAAGCAAAGAAATCAGCTTCTCCGGCTCCTTCTCCTTCGGCTGAAGCTCCAGCTCCCGGCCCCAGCAGCGATG ggATTTTGATTGATCAAGGAATTGCATGCGTGCTGATGTTGGTGGCCTTGGTGCTCACATACCTCATCCATGAAGCAGATCTTCCCAAGTTCTAA
- the LOC133744025 gene encoding umecyanin-like: MAMALVRMLLLAAIVCCFLMGSATANYPMAHIVGGGFGWSVPENNKTFYADWSAPRTFGVGDRLVFPFRTGTGNVVMVDKKDYEDCTQKTTIAFYYLGPTTIVLSKPGDYYFYSGTGKHCEAGQKLHVKVEEGKQGSSGSQFSFNIKLGVDRKSSVGAAAPKALSPAPSNADAAAAPAPAPKASASATIQNVGIASGLFTILFSLFI, from the exons ATGGCAATGGCTCTGGTTAGAATGTTGCTGTTGGCAGCAATCGTCTGCTGCTTCTTGATGGGATCAGCCACTGCAAATTATCCAATGGCGCACATTGTTGGAGGAGGCTTCGGATGGAGCGTACCTGAGAACAACAAAACCTTCTATGCTGATTGGAGTGCCCCTAGAACCTTTGGGGTTGGCGATAGACTTG TTTTCCCATTCAGAACTGGCACCGGCAATGTGGTGATGGTGGACAAGAAGGACTACGAGGACTGCACTCAAAAAACTACGATCGCCTTTTACTACCTGGGACCAACAACTATCGTGCTCAGCAAACCAGGAGACTACTACTTCTATAGCGGTACTGGCAAGCACTGCGAGGCTGGCCAAAAGCTCCACGTCAAAGTTGAAGAAGGAAAGCAGGGATCTTCCGGATCTCAGTTTTCATTCAATATCAAACTCGGTGTTGACAGAAAGTCTTCTGTCGGTGCTGCTGCTCCGAAGGCCTTGTCCCCAGCACCTTCTAATGCGGATGCTGCTgctgctcctgctcctgctcCAAAGGCCTCAGCCTCCGCCACCATTCAAAATGTTGGCATCGCTTCTGGCCTTTTCACCAtcctattttctttgttcatatAA
- the LOC133744019 gene encoding uncharacterized protein LOC133744019, which yields MEQFRRIGEVLGSMKALMVLQDGIKINQGQCCLLLDILTLAFETIGEEIKLNLKLEEKKTKWKGLDEPLRELYTVFRESEIYIRSCMDAKDWWGKAVILHQNKDCVEFYVHNLFCYFSAVIEAIENAGEIAGLDQDEMQKKRIVLKRKYDKDWNDPTLFQWRFGKQYLVPKTMCKRLESAWREDRWRLIEALKKKKLAVGLTKNEQQLGDLLLKKLHGAEFLNGKLFPSSILLGAKDYNIKRRLGNGRQYKEIHWLGHNFAMRHFFGELEPFSSEISTLLSLSHPSVLQYLCGFYDEDKKECFLVMELMSKDLRCYMKENCGARRQILFSLPVVVDIMLQIARGMEYLHSRKIYHGDLNPFNIFLKARSSTEGFFQAKVSGFGLTSAQKKPTCRNSQQQQQKKHEIDPLIWCAPEVLAEQEQTGNTFVHSKFTEKADVYSFGMLCFELLTGKIPFEDSHLQGDKMSHTIRAGGRPLFPFPSPKYLVNLTKRCWHSDPSQRLSFSSICRILRYIKKFLALNPDVDQPPILQSPPTDFCEIETWFQKHYKAMGHADAASISQIPFQMFSYRLGEMDKTPGLIRIKSLDSVSETASMFKAEEEATPVNDSLTVIDDTRSFFSDTRSLYDVRSVFSEAPMKKTLSAKKRSELRGRKASGPSQAPTTSRISLPKLPTPKLSSPKLQYSKLPPSKVSMPKSSFGRSSMTNKTSPPLSCISSRNSMSMSMSPRHPMTMSPRHPMSATRGNSCRPRGHVSDSDLH from the exons ATGGAACAATTCCGGCGTATCGGAGAGGTTTTGGGGAGTATGAAGGCACTGATGGTCTTACAAGATGGTATCAAGATCAATCAAGGGCAGTGCTGTTTATTGCTTGATATCTTGACTTTGGCATTTGAGACAATTGGGGAGGAGATCAAGCTGAACCTGAAATTGGAGGAGAAAAAGACCAAATGGAAGGGCCTAGATGAACCTCTGAGGGAGCTCTACACAGTTTTCAGAGAAAGCGAGATTTACATCAGAAGCTGCATGGATGCCAAAGACTGGTGGGGCAAAGCAGTCATCCTCCATCAGAACAAGGACTGTGTCGAATTTTACGTACATAATTTGTTCTGCTACTTCTCGGCTGTCATTGAGGCAATCGAGAACGCTGGAGAGATTGCGGGGCTGGACCAGGATGAGATGCAGAAGAAGAGGATTGTGCTTAAGAGAAAGTATGATAAGGATTGGAATGACCCGACACTTTTCCAGTGGAGATTTGGGAAGCAGTATTTGGTCCCGAAGACGATGTGCAAAAGGTTGGAGAGTGCTTGGAGGGAAGATAGATGGCGGCTCATTGAAGCactcaagaagaagaaattagctGTTGGTTTGACAAAGAATGAGCAGCAGCTCGGAGACTTGCTGCTTAAGAAACTACACGGGGCAGAGTTTTTGAATGGGAAACTGTTTCCGAGCTCAATTTTATTAGGAGCTAAGGATTACAACATTAAGCGGCGGTTAGGAAATGGACGGCAGTACAAGGAAATCCACTGGTTGGGGCACAACTTTGCCATGAGACACTTCTTTGGGGAACTTGAACCGTTCAGTTCTGAGATTTCCACTCTCCTTTCACTCTCCCACCCCAGTGTACTGCAATACCTTTGCGGGTTTTATGATGAAGATAAGAAGGAATGCTTCCTTGTTATGGAGTTGATGAGCAAGGATCTCCGCTGCTACATGAAGGAGAATTGCGGCGCAAGAAGGCAGATCTTGTTCTCTCTCCCAGTGGTGGTTGATATCATGCTTCAGATTGCAAGAGGCATGGAGTATCTCCACTCCAGAAAGATCTACCATGGTGACTTGAACCCTTTCAATATATTTCTCAAGGCAAGGAGCTCCACAGAAGGTTTCTTTCAAGCAAAAGTCTCCGGTTTTGGTTTGACATCTGCCCAAAAGAAACCTACTTGCCGAAACTCACAGCAACAGCAGCAGAAGAAACATGAAATCGACCCTTTGATTTGGTGTGCCCCGGAAGTCCTAGCTGAGCAAGAACAAACAGGAAATACCTTTGTCCATTCGAAATTCACAGAGAAAGCAGACGTGTACAGCTTTGGGATGCTTTGCTTTGAGCTCTTGACTGGGAAGATCCCTTTTGAAGATTCACATCTCCAAGGGGACAAGATGAGTCACACTATAAGAGCAGGAGGGAGGCCTCTTTTTCCATTCCCTTCACCAAAGTACCTTGTCAATTTAACCAAGAGGTGCTGGCACTCTGACCCATCTCAGCGCCTGAGTTTCTCATCCATTTGCAGGATCTTACGCTACATAAAGAAATTCCTGGCCTTGAACCCTGATGTTGATCAGCCACCAATACTGCAATCCCCTCCCACGGACTTTTGTGAAATAGAGACATGGTTCCAGAAGCATTACAAGGCAATGGGGCATGCTGATGCAGCCTCCATCTCACAAATTCCGTTCCAAATGTTTTCTTATAGACTTGGAGAGATGGACAAGACTCCTGGCTTGATCAGGATCAAGAGTTTGGATTCTGTGAGTGAAACAGCTTCGATGTTTAAGGCTGAAGAAGAAGCCACTCCTGTGAATGACAGTCTCACCGTTATAGATGATACAAGGTCTTTTTTCTCTGATACGAGGTCACTTTATGATGTGAGATCAGTTTTTTCCGAGGCGCCAATGAAGAAAACTCTCAGTGCAAAGAAACGTTCAGAATTGAGGGGCAGAAAAGCCTCAG GTCCTTCACAAGCACCAACAACATCAAGAATTTCCTTGCCCAAGCTTCCGACACCAAAGCTCTCGTCGCCAAAACTTCAGTACTCAAAACTCCCACCGTCGAAAGTTTCTATGCCAAAAAGTTCATTTGGTCGCAGTTCAATGACTAACAAGACCAGTCCACCACTGAGTTGTATAAGCTCCAGGAACTCCATGAGTATGAGTATGAGCCCAAGGCATCCTATGACTATGAGCCCAAGGCATCCTATGAGTGCGACTCGAGGCAATAGCTGCCGACCGAGAGGTCATGTCTCGGATTCCGATTTACATTAG
- the LOC133742812 gene encoding protein SPA1-RELATED 2-like, producing MENAVGGEATPPNSTEGAQLQSKENGHALRHGNDHMFDYQEMRIPGGDEDHSLRIPVGSNCPESSSQECFVKQPYDGLGLYPSGSRSSGNGGSSRVNTAFRDYGQMRSNDLEKVEYPSLDDIMAQRANSDNLVEVVAELTNTVDGGVSGNSYGGIRTKMLSKSRSEFYVKSTLKGKGVIFKGPNHDGGHVESKNLNSTKVTTGGSKATSDSIQSLDAKIGMPSSNDVSVVPKPPALEHDEISLREWLRIGRPNKVNKVECLYVFKQIANLVDHFHSQGVALQELRPSFFKVSPSNEVKYVGLPIPKEILESSMDQGICHSENSPMRKMSGEQEFASVGSSAKKQKISQNTRLVRQWPQFPTSSRFQRETRNTSHININGLQNRSPHMYNAAQQHLTSITEQLEEKWYISPEELNEGSCTVFSNIYSLGVLLFELLARFDSNSAVVSAMFSLRHRILPPNFLSENAKEAGFCLWLLHPEPSSRPTTREILQSEVVNGLQEMCEEKVASSVVEEDAELELLSHFLTSLKEKKQKDASKLMASIRVLEADAEEAERRHYSRNPDWYKESLGGWKNACKEASRSEVLSPLPPLPSSNESRLTRNVDQLESAYFSMRSMIQPPEADCNIRMDKELLKSRKNWYLESDDDEKKTPTDQLGAIFDGLCKYDRYSKFEVCGVLRNGDFNSNSNLICSLSFDRDEDYIASAGVSKKIKIYEFNALFNDSVDIHYPSIEMSNESKISCICWNNYIKNYLTSTDYEGVVKLWDVSTGQEFAQYKGHEQKAWSVDFSQVDPTKLASGSDDGSVKLWSINEKNCLGTIRNRNIANVCCVQFSAHSTNLLAFGSADYNTYCYDIRNARTPWCVLVGHQKSVSYVKFLDSETLVSASTDNTLKLWDLNKTTACGPPTNACSLTLSGHTNEKNFVGLSVSNGYIACGSETNEVYAYYRSLPMPITSYKFGSIDPITGKETDDINGSFVSSVCWRQKSNMVVAANSSGCIKVLQIV from the exons GTCAGGAGTGTTTTGTAAAACAACCGTATGATGGCTTAGGCTTATATCCAAGCGGATCAAGGAGCAGCGGGAATGGTGGGAGTTCACGAGTCAATACTGCATTCAGAGATTATGGTCAGATGAGGTCAAATGATTTGGAGAAAGTGGAGTACCCATCTCTGGATGATATTATGGCTCAGAGGGCAAATAGTGATAATCTGGTTGAAGTTGTGGCGGAATTGACAAATACTGTAGATGGAGGGGTTTCAGGCAATTCATATGGAGGTATCCGGACAAAAATGCTTTCCAAATCAAGATCAGAATTTTATGTTAAGTCTACATTGAAGGGTAAGGGTGTTATTTTCAAAGGTCCAAATCATGATGGCGGTCATGTTGAATCTAAGAACCTTAACAGTACAAAGGTTACTACTGGTGGTTCTAAGGCTACTTCTGATTCAATACAGAGTTTGGATGCCAAAATTGGTATGCCTTCTTCCAATGATGTGAGCGTTGTGCCCAAACCACCAGCCTTGGAACATGATGAAATCAGTTTAAGAGAATGGCTGAGAATTGGACGTCCTAATAAAGTCAATAAAGTTGAGTGTCTGTATGTATTCAAACAAATTGCAAATCTCGTGGATCATTTTCACTCTCAAGGAGTTGCTTTGCAAGAATTGCGCCCTTCTTTTTTTAAGGTGTCACCTTCAAATGAGGTCAAGTATGTTGGCTTACCAATCCCAAAAGAGATATTAGAAAGTTCTATGGATCAAGGTATCTGTCATTCAGAAAATAGTCCAATGAGAAAAATGTCAGGTGAGCAAGAATTTGCTTCTGTTGGTTCCAGTGCAAAGAAGCAAAAGATCAGCCAGAACACTAGATTAGTTAGGCAATGGCCTCAGTTCCCCACTAGTTCCCGTTTCCAACGTGAAACTAGGAATACTAGCCACATCAACATCAATGGTCTGCAAAATAGAAGTCCTCATATGTATAATGCAGCTCAACAACACTTGACTTCAATCACTGAGCAATTGGAAGAAAAGTGGTATATTAGTCCTGAAGAACTCAATGAAGGGAGCTGTACAGTTTTCTCAAATATCTACAGTCTGGGCGTTCTTCTTTTTGAG TTGCTGGCCCGTTTTGACTCAAATAGTGCCGTTGTCTCAGCAATGTTCAGTCTGCGTCATAGAATTCTTCCTCCGAATTTTCTGTCAGAAAACGCTAAAGAGGCTGGATTTTGTCTTTGGTTACTTCATCCTGAACCGTCTTCACGTCCAACAACAAG GGAAATTCTACAATCAGAAGTAGTTAATGGATTACAGGAGATGTGTGAAGAGAAAGTGGCATCATCTGTGGTCGAAGAGGATGCTGAATTGGAACTATTATCCCATTTCCTCACGTCactgaaagaaaagaagcagAAGGATGCCTCCAAGTTGATGGCAAGCATTAGGGTTTTAGAAGCAGATGCTGAAGAAGCTGAGAGGAGGCACTATTCAAGAAATCCCGACTGGTACAAAGAGTCCCTCGGTGGATGGAAAAACGCATGTAAAGAAGCTTCAAGATCAGAGGTGCTTTCTCCGTTACCCCCTCTTCCTAGTTCAAATGAGTCAAGGTTGACGAGGAATGTTGATCAGCTTGAGAGTGCTTACTTCTCTATGAGATCTATGATTCAGCCTCCTGAAGCTGATTGTAATATACGCATGGATAAAGAGTTATTAAAATCTCGCAAGAATTGGTATTTGGAATCAGATGATGACGAAAAGAAGACTCCTACTGATCAATTGGGAGCTATCTTTGATGGTTTATGCAAGTATGATCGGTACAGTAAGTTTGAAGTATGTGGAGTACTAAGAAATGGAGATTTCAACAGTAACTCAAATTTGATTTGCTCTTTGAGTTTTGATCGAGATGAGGACTACATCGCTTCTGCTGGggtttcaaagaaaataaagatttatgAGTTCAATGCACTTTTCAATGATTCTGTTGATATTCATTATCCATCGATTGAGATGTCAAATGAATCAAAGATTAGCTGTATTTGCTGGAACAACTACATAAAAAACTATCTCACTTCAACTGATTATGAAGGTGTAGTGAAG TTGTGGGATGTCAGCACTGGTCAAGAGTTTGCTCAATACAAAGGGCATGAACAAAAGGCTTGGTCTGTTGACTTCTCTCAAGTAGATCCTACAAAATTAGCCAGCGGGAGTGATGACGGTTCTGTGAAACTCTGGAGCATTAATGAG aaaAACTGTTTAGGCACCATCAGAAACAGAAACATTGCAAATGTATGCTGTGTACAGTTCTCTGCTCACTCCACTAATTTGCTGGCCTTTGGGTCTGCGGACTACAACACATATTGCTATGATATTCGTAATGCTAGAACGCCCTGGTGTGTATTGGTTGGTCACCAAAAAAGCGTAAGCTATGTCAAATTCTTGGACTCTGAGACCCTTGTTTCTGCATCCACTGACAACACATTAAAGCTATGGGATCTCAACAAAACCACTGCCTGTGGTCCACCCACCAATGCTTGCAGCTTAACCCTCAGTGGGCATACCAATGAGAAG AACTTTGTGGGCTTATCCGTTTCTAATGGTTATATAGCATGCGGTTCAGAAACAAATGAG GTCTATGCTTATTATAGATCTCTGCCTATGCCGATCACTTCATACAAATTTGGCTCCATTGATCCTATAACCGGAAAGGAGACTGATGATATTAATGGATCATTTGTTTCAAGTGTCTGCTGGAGACAGAAATCAAACATGGTGGTTGCCGCCAATTCAAGCGGGTGCATAAAAGTGTTGCAGATTGTTTGA